The Ovis canadensis isolate MfBH-ARS-UI-01 breed Bighorn chromosome 13, ARS-UI_OviCan_v2, whole genome shotgun sequence genome includes a region encoding these proteins:
- the NCOA5 gene encoding nuclear receptor coactivator 5 isoform X2: MRDPRDLRDHRDSRDIRDHRDSRSMRDARDMRDLRDFRDLRETRNFRDHRDPMYDRYREMRDSRDPMYRREGSYDRYLRMDDYCRRRDDAYFDRYRDSFDGRGPPGPESQSRAKERLKREERRREELYRQYFEEIQRRFDAERPVDCSVIVVNKQTKDYAESVGRKVRDLGMVVDLIFLNTEVSLSQALEDVSRGGSPFAIVITQQHQIHRSCTVNIMFGTPQEHRNMPQADAMVLVARNYERYKNECREKEREEIARQAAKMADEAILQERERGGPEEGMRGGHPPAIQSLLNLLADNRYLTAEETDKIINYLRERKERLMRSSTDSLPGPISRQPLGATSGASLKTQPSSQPLQSGQVLPSATPTPAAPPTSQQELQAKILSLFNSGTVAANSSSASPSVAAGNTQNQNFSTAANSQPQQRSQASGNQPPGILGQAGSARNMGPRPGAPSQGLFGQPSTLLAPASNLASQRPVSSTSINFDNPSVQKALDTLIQSGPALSHLVSQTTAQVGQPQAPMGSYQRHY, from the exons ATGCGAGACCCCCGAGATTTGCGGGACCACAGAGATAGCAGAGACATTCGGGATCACCGAGACAGCAGAAGTATGCGTGATGCTCGGGACATGAGGGATCTTAGAGACTTTCGTGACCTAAGAGAGACTAGGAATTTTCGAGATCACCGAGATCCCATGTACGACAGATACAGAGAGATGAGAGACTCCCGAGATCCCATGTACAG AAGAGAAGGCTCTTACGACCGATACCTGCGAATGGACGACTACTGCAGGAGGAGAGATGACGCTTACTTTGACCGTTACAGAGATAGTTTTGATGGACGAGGCCCACCAGGCCCCGAAAGTCAGTCTCGTGCAAAAG AGCGTCTGAAACGTGAGGAGCGTCGTAGAGAAGAGCTCTATCGTCAGTATTTTGAGGAAATCCAGAGACGCTTTGATGCTGAGAGGCCTGTTGATTGTTCTGTGATTGTGGTCAACAAGCAGACTAA AGATTATGCTGAATCTGTGGGGCGGAAGGTCCGAGACCTAGGCATGGTAGTAGATCTAATCTTCCTCAACACGGAAGTCTCACTGTCCCAAGCCTTGGAGGATGTCAGCAGGGGAGGCTCTCCCTTCGCTATTGTCATCACCCAGCAACACCAGATTCACCGCTCCTGCACAGTCAACATCATGTTCGGAACCCCTCAAG AGCATCGCAACATGCCCCAGGCAGACGCCATGGTGCTGGTGGCCAGAAATTACGAGCGCTATAAGAATGAGTGCCGGGAGAAGGAGCGCGAGGAGATTGCCAGACAGGCGGCCAAGATGGCTGATGAAGCCATCCTCCAGGAAAGAGAGCGAGGAGGCCCCGAGGAGGGAATGCGCGGGGGGCACCCCCCAGCCATCCAGAGCCTCCTCAACCTGCTGGCCGACAACAGGTACCTCACTGCTGAAGAGACTGACAAGATCATCAACTACCTGCGAGAGAGGAAGGAGCGGCTTATGAGGAGCAGCACCGACTCTCTGCCTG GCCCGATTTCCCGTCAACCACTCGGGGCGACCTCGGGTGCCTCACTGAAGACACAGCCAAGCTCTCAACCGCTCCAGAGTGGCCAAGTGCTCCCGTCTGCTACACCCACTCCAGCtgcaccccccacctcccagcaaGAGCTTCAGGCCAAAATCCTCAGCCTCTTCAATAGTGGCACGGTTGCGGCCAATAGCAGCTCTGCATCCCCCTCAGTTGCTGCCGGAAACACCCAGAACCAGAATTTTTCCACAGCAGCGAACAGCCAGCCTCAGCAAAGATCACAGGCCTCTGGCAATCAGCCTCCAGGCATTTTGGGACAGGCAGGATCTGCTCGGAACATGGGCCCCAGGCCTGGGGCTCCTTCCCAAGGGCTCTTTGGCCAGCCTTCCACCCTCCTGGCACCTGCCAGCAACTTGGCTAGCCAGAGGCCCGTGTCTTCCACAAGTATCAACTTTGACAATCCAAGTGTACAGAAAGCTCTGGACACCCTGATCCAGAGTGGCCCTGCTCTCTCCCACCTGGTTAGCCAGACCACAGCACAGGTGGGGCAGCCCCAGGCCCCCATGGGATCGTACCAGAGGCATTACTGA
- the NCOA5 gene encoding nuclear receptor coactivator 5 isoform X1 produces MNTAPSRPSPTRRDPYGFGDSRDTRRDRSPIRGSPRREPRDGRNGRDARDGRDMRDPRDLRDHRDSRDIRDHRDSRSMRDARDMRDLRDFRDLRETRNFRDHRDPMYDRYREMRDSRDPMYRREGSYDRYLRMDDYCRRRDDAYFDRYRDSFDGRGPPGPESQSRAKERLKREERRREELYRQYFEEIQRRFDAERPVDCSVIVVNKQTKDYAESVGRKVRDLGMVVDLIFLNTEVSLSQALEDVSRGGSPFAIVITQQHQIHRSCTVNIMFGTPQEHRNMPQADAMVLVARNYERYKNECREKEREEIARQAAKMADEAILQERERGGPEEGMRGGHPPAIQSLLNLLADNRYLTAEETDKIINYLRERKERLMRSSTDSLPGPISRQPLGATSGASLKTQPSSQPLQSGQVLPSATPTPAAPPTSQQELQAKILSLFNSGTVAANSSSASPSVAAGNTQNQNFSTAANSQPQQRSQASGNQPPGILGQAGSARNMGPRPGAPSQGLFGQPSTLLAPASNLASQRPVSSTSINFDNPSVQKALDTLIQSGPALSHLVSQTTAQVGQPQAPMGSYQRHY; encoded by the exons atgaataCGGCTCCATCAAGACCCAGCCCCACACGAAG AGATCCATATGGCTTTGGAGATAGTCGAGATACAAGACGTGATCGATCGCCCATTCGAGGAAGTCCAAGAAGAGAGCCCAGGGATGGCAGAAATGGCCGGGATGCTCGAGATGGCAGAGACATGCGAGACCCCCGAGATTTGCGGGACCACAGAGATAGCAGAGACATTCGGGATCACCGAGACAGCAGAAGTATGCGTGATGCTCGGGACATGAGGGATCTTAGAGACTTTCGTGACCTAAGAGAGACTAGGAATTTTCGAGATCACCGAGATCCCATGTACGACAGATACAGAGAGATGAGAGACTCCCGAGATCCCATGTACAG AAGAGAAGGCTCTTACGACCGATACCTGCGAATGGACGACTACTGCAGGAGGAGAGATGACGCTTACTTTGACCGTTACAGAGATAGTTTTGATGGACGAGGCCCACCAGGCCCCGAAAGTCAGTCTCGTGCAAAAG AGCGTCTGAAACGTGAGGAGCGTCGTAGAGAAGAGCTCTATCGTCAGTATTTTGAGGAAATCCAGAGACGCTTTGATGCTGAGAGGCCTGTTGATTGTTCTGTGATTGTGGTCAACAAGCAGACTAA AGATTATGCTGAATCTGTGGGGCGGAAGGTCCGAGACCTAGGCATGGTAGTAGATCTAATCTTCCTCAACACGGAAGTCTCACTGTCCCAAGCCTTGGAGGATGTCAGCAGGGGAGGCTCTCCCTTCGCTATTGTCATCACCCAGCAACACCAGATTCACCGCTCCTGCACAGTCAACATCATGTTCGGAACCCCTCAAG AGCATCGCAACATGCCCCAGGCAGACGCCATGGTGCTGGTGGCCAGAAATTACGAGCGCTATAAGAATGAGTGCCGGGAGAAGGAGCGCGAGGAGATTGCCAGACAGGCGGCCAAGATGGCTGATGAAGCCATCCTCCAGGAAAGAGAGCGAGGAGGCCCCGAGGAGGGAATGCGCGGGGGGCACCCCCCAGCCATCCAGAGCCTCCTCAACCTGCTGGCCGACAACAGGTACCTCACTGCTGAAGAGACTGACAAGATCATCAACTACCTGCGAGAGAGGAAGGAGCGGCTTATGAGGAGCAGCACCGACTCTCTGCCTG GCCCGATTTCCCGTCAACCACTCGGGGCGACCTCGGGTGCCTCACTGAAGACACAGCCAAGCTCTCAACCGCTCCAGAGTGGCCAAGTGCTCCCGTCTGCTACACCCACTCCAGCtgcaccccccacctcccagcaaGAGCTTCAGGCCAAAATCCTCAGCCTCTTCAATAGTGGCACGGTTGCGGCCAATAGCAGCTCTGCATCCCCCTCAGTTGCTGCCGGAAACACCCAGAACCAGAATTTTTCCACAGCAGCGAACAGCCAGCCTCAGCAAAGATCACAGGCCTCTGGCAATCAGCCTCCAGGCATTTTGGGACAGGCAGGATCTGCTCGGAACATGGGCCCCAGGCCTGGGGCTCCTTCCCAAGGGCTCTTTGGCCAGCCTTCCACCCTCCTGGCACCTGCCAGCAACTTGGCTAGCCAGAGGCCCGTGTCTTCCACAAGTATCAACTTTGACAATCCAAGTGTACAGAAAGCTCTGGACACCCTGATCCAGAGTGGCCCTGCTCTCTCCCACCTGGTTAGCCAGACCACAGCACAGGTGGGGCAGCCCCAGGCCCCCATGGGATCGTACCAGAGGCATTACTGA
- the NCOA5 gene encoding nuclear receptor coactivator 5 isoform X3 yields MNTAPSRPSPTRRDPYGFGDSRDTRRDRSPIRGSPRREPRDGRNGRDARDGRDMRDPRDLRDHRDSRDIRDHRDSRSMRDARDMRDLRDFRDLRETRNFRDHRDPMYDRYREMRDSRDPMYRREGSYDRYLRMDDYCRRRDDAYFDRYRDSFDGRGPPGPESQSRAKERLKREERRREELYRQYFEEIQRRFDAERPVDCSVIVVNKQTKDYAESVGRKVRDLGMVVDLIFLNTEVSLSQALEDVSRGGSPFAIVITQQHQIHRSCTVNIMFGTPQEHRNMPQADAMVLVARNYERYKNECREKEREEIARQAAKMADEAILQERERGGPEEGMRGGHPPAIQSLLNLLADNRYLTAEETDKIINYLRERKERLMRSSTDSLPGELRGRAEARFPVNHSGRPRVPH; encoded by the exons atgaataCGGCTCCATCAAGACCCAGCCCCACACGAAG AGATCCATATGGCTTTGGAGATAGTCGAGATACAAGACGTGATCGATCGCCCATTCGAGGAAGTCCAAGAAGAGAGCCCAGGGATGGCAGAAATGGCCGGGATGCTCGAGATGGCAGAGACATGCGAGACCCCCGAGATTTGCGGGACCACAGAGATAGCAGAGACATTCGGGATCACCGAGACAGCAGAAGTATGCGTGATGCTCGGGACATGAGGGATCTTAGAGACTTTCGTGACCTAAGAGAGACTAGGAATTTTCGAGATCACCGAGATCCCATGTACGACAGATACAGAGAGATGAGAGACTCCCGAGATCCCATGTACAG AAGAGAAGGCTCTTACGACCGATACCTGCGAATGGACGACTACTGCAGGAGGAGAGATGACGCTTACTTTGACCGTTACAGAGATAGTTTTGATGGACGAGGCCCACCAGGCCCCGAAAGTCAGTCTCGTGCAAAAG AGCGTCTGAAACGTGAGGAGCGTCGTAGAGAAGAGCTCTATCGTCAGTATTTTGAGGAAATCCAGAGACGCTTTGATGCTGAGAGGCCTGTTGATTGTTCTGTGATTGTGGTCAACAAGCAGACTAA AGATTATGCTGAATCTGTGGGGCGGAAGGTCCGAGACCTAGGCATGGTAGTAGATCTAATCTTCCTCAACACGGAAGTCTCACTGTCCCAAGCCTTGGAGGATGTCAGCAGGGGAGGCTCTCCCTTCGCTATTGTCATCACCCAGCAACACCAGATTCACCGCTCCTGCACAGTCAACATCATGTTCGGAACCCCTCAAG AGCATCGCAACATGCCCCAGGCAGACGCCATGGTGCTGGTGGCCAGAAATTACGAGCGCTATAAGAATGAGTGCCGGGAGAAGGAGCGCGAGGAGATTGCCAGACAGGCGGCCAAGATGGCTGATGAAGCCATCCTCCAGGAAAGAGAGCGAGGAGGCCCCGAGGAGGGAATGCGCGGGGGGCACCCCCCAGCCATCCAGAGCCTCCTCAACCTGCTGGCCGACAACAGGTACCTCACTGCTGAAGAGACTGACAAGATCATCAACTACCTGCGAGAGAGGAAGGAGCGGCTTATGAGGAGCAGCACCGACTCTCTGCCTGGTGAGCTACGTGGCAGGGCCGAG GCCCGATTTCCCGTCAACCACTCGGGGCGACCTCGGGTGCCTCACTGA
- the NCOA5 gene encoding nuclear receptor coactivator 5 isoform X4 — protein sequence MRDPRDLRDHRDSRDIRDHRDSRSMRDARDMRDLRDFRDLRETRNFRDHRDPMYDRYREMRDSRDPMYRREGSYDRYLRMDDYCRRRDDAYFDRYRDSFDGRGPPGPESQSRAKERLKREERRREELYRQYFEEIQRRFDAERPVDCSVIVVNKQTKDYAESVGRKVRDLGMVVDLIFLNTEVSLSQALEDVSRGGSPFAIVITQQHQIHRSCTVNIMFGTPQEHRNMPQADAMVLVARNYERYKNECREKEREEIARQAAKMADEAILQERERGGPEEGMRGGHPPAIQSLLNLLADNRYLTAEETDKIINYLRERKERLMRSSTDSLPGELRGRAEARFPVNHSGRPRVPH from the exons ATGCGAGACCCCCGAGATTTGCGGGACCACAGAGATAGCAGAGACATTCGGGATCACCGAGACAGCAGAAGTATGCGTGATGCTCGGGACATGAGGGATCTTAGAGACTTTCGTGACCTAAGAGAGACTAGGAATTTTCGAGATCACCGAGATCCCATGTACGACAGATACAGAGAGATGAGAGACTCCCGAGATCCCATGTACAG AAGAGAAGGCTCTTACGACCGATACCTGCGAATGGACGACTACTGCAGGAGGAGAGATGACGCTTACTTTGACCGTTACAGAGATAGTTTTGATGGACGAGGCCCACCAGGCCCCGAAAGTCAGTCTCGTGCAAAAG AGCGTCTGAAACGTGAGGAGCGTCGTAGAGAAGAGCTCTATCGTCAGTATTTTGAGGAAATCCAGAGACGCTTTGATGCTGAGAGGCCTGTTGATTGTTCTGTGATTGTGGTCAACAAGCAGACTAA AGATTATGCTGAATCTGTGGGGCGGAAGGTCCGAGACCTAGGCATGGTAGTAGATCTAATCTTCCTCAACACGGAAGTCTCACTGTCCCAAGCCTTGGAGGATGTCAGCAGGGGAGGCTCTCCCTTCGCTATTGTCATCACCCAGCAACACCAGATTCACCGCTCCTGCACAGTCAACATCATGTTCGGAACCCCTCAAG AGCATCGCAACATGCCCCAGGCAGACGCCATGGTGCTGGTGGCCAGAAATTACGAGCGCTATAAGAATGAGTGCCGGGAGAAGGAGCGCGAGGAGATTGCCAGACAGGCGGCCAAGATGGCTGATGAAGCCATCCTCCAGGAAAGAGAGCGAGGAGGCCCCGAGGAGGGAATGCGCGGGGGGCACCCCCCAGCCATCCAGAGCCTCCTCAACCTGCTGGCCGACAACAGGTACCTCACTGCTGAAGAGACTGACAAGATCATCAACTACCTGCGAGAGAGGAAGGAGCGGCTTATGAGGAGCAGCACCGACTCTCTGCCTGGTGAGCTACGTGGCAGGGCCGAG GCCCGATTTCCCGTCAACCACTCGGGGCGACCTCGGGTGCCTCACTGA